In one window of Erythrolamprus reginae isolate rEryReg1 chromosome 1, rEryReg1.hap1, whole genome shotgun sequence DNA:
- the LOC139157362 gene encoding titin-like, whose product MLNNIALGWINVPEVPKKPVPEKKKPAPPEKVEAPPAKVPEVPKKPVPEKRKPAAVIKKEEAPPAKVPEVPKPVPEEKVPVPVPKKVQPPAKVPEPPKKVVPEEKVAIPKKKEVPPAKVPEEPTKAVPEEKVPRLRKKEVPPEKANFTSITVGNSKTRLNHLFKVPKMPKEVIVEERVIAVPKRVEPPPAKVPKMPKEVIVEERVMAVPTRVEPPPAKVPGMPKRAVVEEKRVVSEETVSVTISKRMEAPLPKVEKWEEEVEEEEEEEEVEEVEELPISYDREEVSYEEEEEISEVTEEAYYAEEEVHITVPEEVPPVKVPEVRKRPEPAKKEPVAPPKKVEAPPARVPKKVPPEEKVPPKVKEPPPAKVTEIRKKKVVTEEKMSVSKREEAPPKKVVPKKVVPEEEVHVPKPKKVVVPPPPKEVPEVPKHLVSEEKISMVIPKRKVAPPEKAIEERWGYAEEVSVSVHTEEEVSYEVPEEPERVIRKEKMPITITAKMKKPPAKVPEVRKTVIKKEVTHVKVPQYEEEVPEYEEEEEVPQYEEEEIPQYEEEEIPQYEEEERYEEEVSRYKEEVSRYKEEISRYEEVTHEEEEVVEVPHYEEVPEYEEEEEIPLPPPPKVPEISKKPVPEKKKPVPVPKKKEAPPTKVPEVPKKPVPEEEVPVPKRKEAPPAKVPKKPVPEEEVRVPVPKRVEPPPAKVPEMPKKVVPAKKIPEPVPKKVEPPPPPVAKVPEVPKPVPEEKVPVPKKVPPPPAKVLYTNIATVVQRFLTSYMFIHDELSLTSLNKNIYLSIPEVPKPVPKEEVPVPKKVPAKVPKPVPEEKVPVPKKVPAPTKGMPN is encoded by the exons ATGTTGAACAATATTGCACTAGGATGGATAAATG TGCCTGAGGTGCCCAAAAAGCCAGTTCCAGAAAAGAAAAAGCCTGCTCCTCCTGAAAAAGTGGAGGCTCCTCCAGCTAAAG TTCCTGAAGTACCTAAGAAACCCGTTCCAGAAAAAAGAAAGCCCGCTGCAGTCATCAAGAAAGAAGAAGCACCACCAGCTAAag TGCCTGAAGTACCAAAGCCAGTACCAGAGGAAAAAGTACCTGTTCCCGTTCCTAAAAAAGTTCAACCACCTGCTAAAG TGCCCGAGCCACCTAAGAAAGTTGTTCCAGAAGAAAAAGTTGCCATTCCAAAGAAAAAAGAGGTTCCTCCTGCTAAAG TACCTGAGGAGCCCACGAAAGCAGTTCCGGAGGAAAAAGTACCTCGACTCCGTAAAAAAGAAGTCCCTCCAGAGAAAG CTAATTTTACTTCTATTACTGTTGGAAATTCTAAAACGAGACTCAATCATCTCTTTAAAGTGCCCAAGATGCCAAAGGAAGTAATTGTTGAGGAAAGAGTAATCGCTGTGCCCAAAAGAGTGGAACCCCCTCCAGCTAAAG TGCCCAAGATGCCAAAGGAAGTAATTGTTGAGGAAAGAGTAATGGCTGTGCCCACAAGAGTGGAACCCCCTCCAGCTAAAG TGCCTGGGATGCCCAAGAGGGCTGTTGTAGAAGAGAAAAGGGTTGTTTCTGAAGAAACAGTATCTGTTACCATTTCTAAAAGAATGGAAGCTCCTTTACCTAAAG TAGAGAAAtgggaagaagaagtagaggaagaagaagaagaagaagaagtggaagAAGTAGAAGAACTTCCCATTTCTTATGACAGAGAAGAAGTCTCttatgaggaagaggaggaaatttCAGAAGTAACAG AAGAGGCTTACTATGCTGAGGAGGAAGTGCATATTACTGTTCCGGAAGAAGTGCCACCAGTTAAAG TGCCAGAGGTCCGAAAGAGACCTGAACCAGCAAAGAAAGAACCAGTTGCTCCTCCCAAGAAAGTAGAAGCCCCTCCAGCAAGAG TGCCCAAGAAAGTTCCTCCTGAAGAGAAAGTTCCACCTAAAGTTAAAGAACCTCCACCGGCCAAAG tgacagAAATCCGCAAGAAAAAAGTGGTTACTGAAGAAAAAATGTCTGTCTCTAAAAGAGAAGAAGCACCACCAAAAAAAG TTGTACCAAAGAAAGTTGTCCCAGAAGAGGAAGTCCATGTTCCAAAACCTAAGAAAGTGGTAGTGCCACCACCACCTAAAG AAGTTCCAGAAGTTCCAAAGCATCTTGTATCAGAAGAAAAAATTTCTATGGTTATCCCCAAAAGAAAAGTAGCTCCACCAGAAAAAG CCATAGAAGAGCGTTGGGGTTATGCAGAGGAAGTCTCTGTTTCTGTTCATACAGAGGAGGAAGTTTCATATGAAG TTCCTGAAGAGCCTGAGAGAGttatcagaaaagaaaaaatgccTATAACAATTACTGCAAAAATGAAGAAACCTCCTGCTAAAG ttcCTGAAGTTCGTAAGACTGTTATTAAAAAAGAAGTGACCCATGTGAAAGTTCCTCAATATGAAGAAGAGGTTCCTGAgtatgaagaagaggaagaagttcCCCAATATGAAGAGGAAGAAATTCCACAATATGAAGAGGAAGAAATTCCACAATATGAAGAAGAAGAACGATATGAGGAAGAAGTCTCACGATACAAGGAAGAAGTCTCACGATACAAGGAAGAAATCTCGCGATACGAAGAAGTAACTCACGAGGAAGAAGAGGTAGTAGAGGTACCTCATTATGAAGAGGTTCCTGAgtatgaagaagaggaagaaattcCTCTACCTCCTCCACCTAAAG TGCCTGAAATCTCTAAGAAACCCGTGCCTGAGAAAAAGAAACCTGTACCTGTtcccaagaaaaaggaagctccTCCAACCAAAG TGCCTGAAGTGCCAAAGAAACCTGTCCCTGAGGAAGAGGTTCCAGTGCCCAAAAGGAAAGAAGCTCCACCAGCTAAAG TGCCCAAGAAACCAGTACCTGAAGAGGAAGTGCGTGTTCCTGTCCCTAAACGAGTAGAACCACCTCCTGCTAAAG TGCCAGAAATGCCTAAGAAAGTTGTACCAGCAAAGAAGATTCCTGAACCTGTCCCCAAAAAAGTggagccaccaccaccacctgttGCAAAAG tacctGAAGTTCCCAAACCTGTTCCAGAAGAGAAAGTGCCTGTTCCCAAAAAGGTGCCACCTCCACCAGCCAAAG TATTATACACTAATATTGCTACTGTAGTTCAAAGGTTTCTGACATCTTATATGTTTATCCACGATGAGTTGAGCTTAAcatctttaaataaaaatatctatcTTTCAATTCCTGAAGTTCCCAAACCTGTCCCCAAAGAGGAAGTTCCGGTTCCCAAAAAGGTGCCAGCCAAAG TTCCCAAACCTGTCCCAGAAGAGAAAGTCCCTGTTCCCAAAAAGGTGCCAGCTCCAACTAAAGGTATGCCCAATTAA